A region from the Mycoplasmopsis bovigenitalium genome encodes:
- a CDS encoding glycosyltransferase family 2 protein, whose product MHKFAILIPARNESSVIANLIKSLKCQNYPSDLFDIYVIADNCTDNSKEIADQQGAIVIERNDAQNIGKGYTLDYAIKHINQLRRGAAI is encoded by the coding sequence ATGCACAAATTTGCGATTTTAATCCCTGCTCGAAACGAAAGTAGTGTGATTGCGAATTTAATTAAGTCACTTAAATGTCAAAATTATCCATCTGATTTATTTGATATTTATGTAATTGCAGACAATTGCACTGATAATTCAAAAGAAATTGCTGACCAACAGGGCGCAATTGTTATTGAAAGAAATGATGCTCAAAACATCGGCAAAGGCTATACTTTGGATTATGCAATAAAGCATATTAACCAATTAAGACGGGGGGCAGCTATCTAA
- a CDS encoding trimeric intracellular cation channel family protein, which translates to MLKILGLELDWVTIFEIIGTIAFAASGADVAIKKKMDLFGITVLGVTTAVGGGIIRDIILNKDELTAFTSPIYISLAIVASIITFLLKNKRIIDVDSKFFNFVDALGLGVFTIVGSQQAIQIKQITEISARNIILIMFTGAITGVGGGIIRDIFANRVPVIFEKNIYALASVLGTIILMLLYRVDIKFAMLIASFTVIMVRILSIKFNVSLPKPK; encoded by the coding sequence ATGCTTAAAATCTTAGGTTTAGAACTAGATTGAGTTACCATTTTTGAAATAATTGGCACAATAGCCTTTGCTGCATCAGGGGCTGATGTAGCAATCAAAAAGAAAATGGACTTATTTGGTATAACTGTTTTAGGTGTCACAACCGCTGTTGGCGGGGGAATCATTCGTGACATTATATTAAACAAAGATGAACTAACAGCATTTACTAGCCCAATATATATATCTTTGGCAATAGTGGCATCAATAATTACCTTTTTATTAAAAAATAAAAGAATTATTGATGTTGATAGCAAATTTTTCAATTTTGTAGATGCTCTAGGACTTGGTGTGTTTACAATCGTTGGCAGTCAGCAAGCAATCCAAATAAAACAAATAACTGAAATAAGTGCGAGAAATATAATATTAATAATGTTCACTGGCGCTATAACAGGTGTTGGTGGGGGGATAATTAGGGATATATTTGCCAATCGAGTCCCAGTTATTTTTGAAAAAAATATATATGCCTTAGCTTCAGTTTTGGGAACAATTATTTTAATGCTTCTTTATCGTGTTGATATTAAGTTTGCGATGCTAATTGCCTCATTTACTGTGATTATGGTTAGAATCTTGTCAATTAAGTTCAATGTATCGCTCCCAAAACCCAAATAA
- the recA gene encoding recombinase RecA, translated as MKKIENDAVQKAISEITKKFGEEAITFFDTSDLTKSIKVIPTGSYLLDEALGIKGYPQGRIIEIFGPESGGKTTLCLHAIAQVQKAGGVAAFIDAEHSIDPNYAANLGIDLEKVIISQPDSGEQAMDIVDYLAKSGAIDLIIVDSVAALVPEAELNGEMSDNQIGLHARLMSKSLRKITATLNKTNTTIIFVNQIREKIGVMFGNPETTTGGRALKFYSSVRIEVRRVSSIVDGKEIVGNDVKIKVVKNKLAPPFKTFQTEIIFGQGVDSIGELIELACEKNVFEKKGSWYSYQNQNLCQGKKALKDLLKSQDEFRKEIEQKTLN; from the coding sequence ATGAAAAAAATCGAAAACGACGCAGTTCAAAAAGCTATTAGCGAAATAACTAAGAAATTTGGTGAAGAGGCTATAACATTTTTTGACACATCAGATTTAACAAAATCAATTAAAGTAATTCCAACCGGTTCATATTTACTTGATGAAGCATTAGGGATTAAGGGTTATCCACAAGGCAGAATAATAGAGATATTTGGCCCTGAAAGTGGTGGTAAAACCACATTATGCTTGCACGCTATCGCGCAAGTACAAAAAGCGGGTGGAGTGGCGGCCTTTATTGATGCTGAGCACTCAATTGACCCCAATTACGCTGCTAATTTAGGAATTGATTTAGAAAAAGTTATCATTTCTCAGCCCGATAGTGGTGAGCAAGCAATGGATATTGTTGATTATTTAGCAAAATCAGGTGCAATTGATTTAATAATTGTTGATTCAGTTGCTGCTTTAGTTCCTGAAGCCGAGTTAAACGGCGAAATGTCTGATAATCAAATTGGCTTGCATGCTAGATTGATGTCAAAATCATTGAGAAAAATTACTGCAACATTAAATAAAACAAATACAACTATTATTTTTGTTAATCAAATAAGAGAAAAAATTGGTGTTATGTTTGGTAATCCTGAAACCACAACTGGTGGTAGAGCTCTTAAATTTTATTCATCGGTAAGAATTGAAGTTAGAAGAGTATCATCAATTGTTGATGGCAAAGAAATTGTCGGTAATGATGTCAAAATTAAGGTTGTTAAAAACAAATTAGCGCCGCCATTTAAAACGTTCCAAACAGAAATAATTTTCGGTCAGGGTGTTGATTCAATTGGAGAATTAATTGAGTTAGCATGTGAAAAGAATGTTTTTGAAAAGAAAGGGTCTTGATATTCATATCAAAACCAGAATCTATGTCAAGGTAAAAAAGCACTTAAAGATTTATTAAAATCACAAGACGAATTCAGAAAAGAAATAGAACAGAAAACCTTAAATTAA
- the rmuC gene encoding DNA recombination protein RmuC, which yields MDLAILILLIFTMIFIIVFAITQSIVFLLKRRKFNSFGENISKGINDGVKEQFDSMSKNISSNIEKDIALSITQQLSNVKDVLSNVKDELNKNNQTNLDSINKNLKEGNELIHKNLLDGNEKINKNIAQQESNFKDLEAKIIKINNESIENLNAKIDKKLLEITNNNDSWYKTIKENIDSHFEDKLTKHIKEQFNNIKTSMDEMNQGMTKFETVQKSVMGLEKVFNNNKTVGLIGEFSLSQMLQHHFPNLKDKLWFEQYSIDPNTQEKVDFVIKSIMNEKDGELDTTKSILIPIDSKFHLDIWKKFDEEDDPSRKAEKFKALRDAVKKQAKDIADKYIKPNKKTTPYAIMYIPAETIYLTLIKEGNGFIFDLYKEHYVQVLGPTNILAFIYSIFMQSNNYHFSQQIDKIRDLFLSVQSTYEKLVKSVSDSAKSIDKAKKSIITVKKHSDSVLGSINKQASSLGIAKKSKIDVSFDEEYEDASEHLN from the coding sequence ATGGATTTAGCAATATTGATTTTGTTAATTTTTACAATGATATTTATCATTGTTTTTGCAATTACTCAATCAATTGTATTTTTACTAAAACGCCGTAAATTCAATTCATTTGGTGAAAATATTTCTAAAGGCATTAATGATGGTGTTAAAGAACAATTTGATAGTATGAGTAAAAATATCTCAAGCAATATTGAAAAAGATATTGCTTTGAGCATCACTCAACAATTAAGTAATGTAAAGGATGTTTTGAGCAATGTTAAAGATGAATTAAACAAAAACAATCAAACTAATTTGGATTCAATCAATAAAAATCTAAAAGAAGGAAACGAATTGATTCATAAAAATTTGCTTGATGGCAATGAAAAAATAAATAAAAACATTGCGCAGCAGGAATCAAACTTTAAAGATTTAGAAGCAAAAATAATTAAAATCAATAATGAATCAATTGAAAATTTGAATGCGAAAATCGATAAAAAATTGTTAGAAATCACCAACAACAATGATAGTTGATACAAAACAATTAAAGAAAATATTGACTCACACTTTGAAGATAAACTAACCAAACACATTAAAGAACAGTTTAATAATATTAAAACTTCAATGGATGAAATGAACCAAGGAATGACTAAGTTTGAAACTGTTCAAAAAAGTGTTATGGGGCTTGAAAAAGTATTTAATAACAACAAAACTGTTGGTTTAATTGGTGAATTTTCACTTTCACAAATGCTGCAACATCATTTCCCGAATCTTAAAGATAAGTTATGATTTGAACAATACTCAATTGACCCTAACACACAAGAAAAAGTCGACTTTGTTATTAAATCAATAATGAATGAAAAAGATGGAGAACTTGATACAACAAAATCAATACTAATTCCAATTGATTCAAAATTCCATTTAGATATTTGAAAAAAATTCGATGAAGAAGATGACCCATCTAGAAAAGCAGAAAAATTTAAAGCACTAAGAGATGCTGTTAAAAAACAAGCCAAAGATATAGCCGATAAATACATAAAACCTAACAAAAAAACAACTCCTTACGCAATAATGTATATTCCAGCTGAAACAATTTATTTAACTTTAATAAAAGAGGGTAATGGATTTATCTTTGACTTATACAAAGAACATTATGTTCAAGTTTTAGGACCAACCAATATTCTAGCATTCATTTATTCAATATTTATGCAAAGCAATAACTATCATTTTTCACAACAAATTGATAAGATTCGTGACTTATTTTTAAGTGTTCAATCAACATATGAAAAACTTGTTAAGAGTGTTTCTGATAGTGCCAAATCAATTGATAAGGCCAAAAAATCAATCATTACAGTTAAAAAACACTCAGATAGTGTTTTGGGAAGTATCAATAAACAAGCAAGTTCGCTTGGAATTGCTAAAAAAAGCAAAATTGATGTTTCATTTGATGAAGAATACGAAGATGCAAGTGAACATTTAAACTAG
- a CDS encoding AEC family transporter, translated as MFFKNLVKILSDQGLYGAVIATLVFVGIGYLVTKKGIFNKEINGKLSKFLLDYALPFLCIVAFMQPANAKLGREAGIVIGISAAFYILIGVWNTVIIRLWPKLMSKSVYAKAERLYQKQGGDLTKEQFKQAHIQSYARKISAAQMMVAYASLQFFAVPLVTALKGNGPEAIFNGSATALLQVWNLPYMIGAFSYLKMSYSGEKFSKDMIKHIVKSLLSPMMICLYISATLWTLQFIPQIGKNLVTSAKDPFNFNVAAEGGKQFWAGMLERFTILKSFLVPGVQLISPMAWILIGGSIATSDLKEAVKDKAVWITTIRKLFTVPIFMFLVVIGFVVGGLLTPSTATLLVILGACPPAAVTIVFSVAYKHEHTPFTAQVSSLSTVGCLIALPIWTLLASAAFKALAPVVAA; from the coding sequence ATGTTTTTTAAAAACCTAGTTAAAATCCTTTCTGACCAAGGACTATATGGAGCTGTTATTGCTACATTAGTCTTTGTAGGTATAGGTTATCTAGTTACCAAAAAAGGTATATTTAATAAAGAAATAAATGGTAAGCTTTCTAAATTCTTATTAGATTATGCATTGCCATTTCTATGCATTGTCGCATTTATGCAACCAGCGAACGCTAAATTAGGTCGTGAAGCTGGTATTGTAATTGGTATTTCTGCAGCGTTCTACATTTTAATCGGTGTATGAAACACAGTAATAATCAGATTGTGACCAAAATTAATGTCAAAATCTGTTTATGCAAAAGCTGAAAGACTATATCAAAAACAAGGCGGAGATTTGACAAAAGAGCAATTTAAACAAGCTCACATTCAAAGCTACGCTAGAAAAATCTCAGCAGCGCAAATGATGGTCGCTTATGCTTCGCTTCAATTCTTTGCGGTTCCATTAGTTACTGCTCTTAAAGGAAATGGTCCAGAAGCAATATTCAATGGTTCAGCAACTGCGCTACTACAAGTATGAAACCTACCTTACATGATTGGTGCGTTCTCATACCTAAAAATGTCTTATTCAGGAGAAAAATTCTCAAAAGACATGATTAAACATATAGTTAAATCATTATTATCACCAATGATGATTTGCCTATACATTTCAGCAACTCTATGAACACTACAATTTATTCCACAAATTGGAAAAAACCTTGTAACAAGCGCAAAAGATCCATTCAACTTTAATGTTGCAGCAGAAGGTGGAAAACAATTCTGAGCCGGAATGCTAGAAAGATTTACAATTCTTAAATCATTCCTAGTTCCAGGTGTTCAATTGATTTCTCCAATGGCTTGAATTCTAATTGGTGGCTCAATTGCTACTTCAGACTTAAAAGAAGCTGTTAAAGATAAAGCTGTTTGAATTACAACTATCAGAAAACTATTCACAGTTCCAATTTTCATGTTCTTAGTGGTAATAGGATTTGTGGTTGGCGGACTACTTACACCAAGTACAGCTACACTACTAGTTATCCTAGGTGCTTGTCCACCTGCTGCCGTTACAATAGTATTCTCAGTTGCTTACAAACACGAACACACACCATTTACAGCTCAAGTTAGTTCATTATCAACAGTTGGTTGCTTAATTGCATTACCAATATGAACTCTTTTAGCTTCGGCTGCTTTCAAAGCTTTAGCTCCAGTTGTTGCAGCTTAA
- the mraZ gene encoding division/cell wall cluster transcriptional repressor MraZ yields the protein MYGQYDRTIDSKNRVALPAKLRDALGSKFYLTIGMQNIVELRSEAEFAKLTADLTSKSAFDKNANLLKRFWLGNTHEIELDSMARFVLPKNVITKAAIQKDVIFIGVGNSVELWSAENFEKYNEQISVEELENAANELAKYAR from the coding sequence GTGTACGGACAATACGATAGAACAATTGATTCGAAAAATAGAGTTGCGTTGCCCGCTAAATTGCGTGATGCACTGGGCTCAAAATTCTATTTAACAATCGGAATGCAAAATATTGTTGAATTACGAAGCGAAGCTGAGTTTGCAAAATTAACTGCCGACTTAACTTCTAAGAGTGCTTTTGATAAAAACGCGAATTTGTTAAAGCGTTTTTGACTTGGAAACACTCACGAAATCGAACTTGATTCAATGGCACGTTTTGTTTTGCCAAAAAACGTTATTACTAAAGCTGCTATCCAAAAAGACGTTATTTTTATTGGGGTTGGTAATTCTGTTGAACTTTGGTCAGCAGAAAACTTTGAAAAATATAATGAGCAAATAAGTGTTGAAGAATTAGAAAATGCCGCAAACGAGTTAGCAAAATATGCTAGATAA
- the rsmH gene encoding 16S rRNA (cytosine(1402)-N(4))-methyltransferase RsmH — translation MLDNHYSVLLEETIDSLQVKPDGIYVDLTLGMGGHSAAILEKLTTGKLISFDKDDFAIEKSRERLSKINANFILVKSDFKYITEELNKLGIKSVDGIIADLGISSPQIDNAERGFSYNKDAYLDMRMDQNQSLDAHYIINNYDVASIEQILINNAEVKLARQVANAIVKSRPIDTTLQFANVIRNSLPAKIVNAKNPCKAVFQAIRIAVNNEFESLQTMLNKSLDLLKPNAKLAIISFHSIEDRIVKKFFGALIKDKMPAKMPIKEQKNFSVKVIDPSSSETELNNRSRSAKLRVLTKLI, via the coding sequence ATGCTAGATAATCATTATTCAGTGTTGCTGGAGGAAACTATTGATTCATTGCAAGTTAAACCAGATGGAATTTATGTGGATTTAACGCTTGGAATGGGTGGGCATTCAGCAGCCATATTAGAAAAATTAACAACAGGTAAACTAATTAGTTTTGACAAAGATGACTTTGCGATAGAGAAAAGTCGCGAGCGTTTGAGTAAAATTAATGCAAATTTCATATTAGTTAAGTCAGACTTTAAATATATAACTGAAGAGCTAAATAAACTTGGAATTAAATCTGTTGATGGAATAATTGCAGATTTAGGAATTTCTTCTCCACAAATTGATAATGCTGAGCGCGGTTTTAGTTACAACAAAGATGCATATCTTGATATGCGAATGGACCAAAATCAAAGTTTAGATGCGCATTACATCATCAATAATTATGATGTTGCATCTATTGAGCAGATTTTAATTAATAACGCAGAGGTAAAGCTTGCACGTCAAGTTGCGAATGCCATTGTTAAGTCTCGCCCAATTGATACAACATTACAATTTGCGAATGTAATTAGAAATTCATTGCCAGCAAAAATTGTCAATGCGAAAAACCCTTGCAAAGCGGTTTTTCAAGCAATTAGAATTGCTGTCAATAATGAATTTGAATCGTTGCAAACTATGCTTAATAAAAGTCTAGATTTATTAAAACCAAATGCTAAGTTGGCTATTATAAGTTTTCATTCAATCGAGGATAGAATCGTTAAAAAATTTTTTGGCGCTCTTATCAAAGATAAAATGCCGGCCAAAATGCCAATAAAAGAACAAAAAAATTTCAGTGTAAAAGTTATTGATCCAAG
- a CDS encoding M20 metallopeptidase family protein — MSYLTRAKELFEEAKQIRRQIHTNPEVGFELPNTAKLIEKILDKYNIEHQRLGDTFAIIGTLGDAKKGKTLLLRADMDALPTTEESGLDFASKNGAAHLCGHDLHTTCLLISLIILKENENKLKGQIKFLFQPAEETLNGGALMLKKGILNNPKPDAGLALHMWPNGEKLGILVQRKEALASALNFKIEIEGKGAHGAMPFNGVDPVFVASQIINATNGILARELPSNKGASLSMGFIEAPGGAINVVPSRAYLQGTARSLFTETTEHLRTRLPEVTEYIAKAFRANAKFEFVANVPALVNDENMADLVIESSQQALNNEYNVDYYEPALASEDYAHIADELPESCYFLVSCPAFEDKSKNIGVHNPKTIFNEQALIIGPTAMVQSAINWLDKNSK; from the coding sequence ATGTCTTATTTAACAAGAGCAAAAGAACTTTTTGAAGAAGCAAAACAAATTAGACGTCAAATTCACACTAATCCCGAAGTTGGATTCGAATTGCCAAATACTGCAAAATTAATTGAAAAAATATTAGATAAGTACAATATCGAACACCAAAGACTAGGTGATACCTTCGCAATTATTGGAACATTAGGCGATGCCAAAAAAGGTAAAACTTTACTTTTAAGAGCTGATATGGACGCACTGCCAACTACTGAAGAATCAGGATTAGATTTTGCGTCTAAAAATGGTGCTGCACACCTTTGTGGCCATGATTTGCACACTACTTGTTTACTTATTTCTTTAATTATTCTTAAAGAAAATGAAAACAAATTAAAAGGACAAATTAAATTTTTATTCCAACCAGCCGAAGAGACACTAAATGGTGGAGCACTAATGCTTAAAAAAGGTATTTTAAATAACCCTAAACCAGATGCTGGCTTAGCACTTCATATGTGACCTAATGGCGAAAAACTTGGTATATTAGTTCAAAGAAAAGAAGCACTAGCATCTGCACTAAATTTCAAAATCGAAATTGAGGGCAAAGGTGCGCATGGCGCTATGCCATTTAATGGTGTTGATCCAGTTTTTGTAGCATCACAAATTATTAATGCAACAAATGGTATTCTTGCAAGAGAATTGCCATCAAATAAAGGTGCATCATTATCAATGGGCTTTATTGAAGCTCCTGGTGGAGCTATTAATGTTGTGCCATCAAGAGCATATCTTCAAGGTACAGCTCGTTCATTATTTACTGAAACTACCGAACACTTAAGAACTCGTCTTCCAGAAGTAACTGAGTATATTGCTAAGGCATTTAGAGCAAATGCTAAATTTGAATTTGTAGCAAATGTTCCTGCACTAGTTAATGATGAAAATATGGCTGATTTAGTTATAGAATCATCACAGCAAGCGCTTAATAATGAATATAATGTTGATTATTATGAACCCGCACTCGCTTCAGAAGATTATGCTCACATTGCTGACGAATTGCCAGAATCTTGTTACTTTTTAGTTTCGTGTCCAGCTTTTGAAGACAAAAGTAAAAATATTGGTGTTCATAACCCTAAAACCATATTTAACGAGCAAGCACTAATTATTGGTCCAACTGCCATGGTTCAATCTGCAATTAATTGATTAGATAAAAATTCTAAGTAA
- a CDS encoding glycosyltransferase family 2 protein, with protein sequence MFDADNVVDKDFLHYINIEYSKGYKIITSYRMPKNYNSSWVAAISGLMYIRESVFVNRPKKALNISCSISGTGFLVDSNILKDGWKYHLLTEDIQLSSDLVSKGQKIGYAKDAITYDEQPTDLKTFFRQRTRWAKGFLQVFRKYSGKLFLKSFTSISAFDIFSFIFPTSLIFILSFLVNLSFAIFGYSTSNIALGNYAIINLTIGISLTLLTPFVFGLITTLTEFKRIKASFIKKIWYSILFPIAFFIYLAAFLTALLKKKVVWKPIKHSDTKDIVQM encoded by the coding sequence GTGTTTGATGCTGACAATGTGGTTGATAAAGATTTTTTACACTACATCAATATTGAGTATTCAAAAGGATACAAAATAATTACATCATACAGAATGCCTAAAAATTACAATTCATCATGGGTTGCAGCAATCTCTGGATTAATGTACATTCGTGAATCAGTATTTGTTAATAGACCAAAAAAAGCTCTTAATATAAGTTGTTCGATATCTGGCACAGGATTTTTAGTTGACTCAAATATTTTAAAAGATGGTTGAAAATACCATTTACTAACTGAGGATATTCAACTATCATCAGATTTAGTTTCAAAGGGTCAAAAAATAGGTTATGCTAAAGATGCTATAACATATGATGAGCAGCCGACAGATTTAAAAACATTTTTTAGACAACGAACTCGCTGAGCTAAAGGTTTTCTACAAGTTTTTAGAAAATATTCTGGAAAACTATTTTTAAAATCATTCACAAGTATATCTGCGTTTGATATATTTTCATTCATTTTCCCAACTAGTTTAATTTTTATTCTTTCATTTTTGGTTAATTTGTCATTTGCGATTTTTGGATATTCAACTTCTAACATTGCTCTAGGAAATTATGCAATTATTAATTTAACTATCGGAATTAGTTTAACACTTTTAACTCCTTTTGTTTTTGGATTAATAACAACTTTGACCGAGTTTAAAAGAATCAAAGCCTCTTTTATAAAAAAGATTTGATACTCAATTTTGTTTCCGATTGCATTTTTCATTTACTTAGCAGCTTTTTTAACTGCGCTATTAAAGAAAAAAGTGGTTTGAAAACCTATTAAACATTCAGACACAAAAGATATAGTTCAAATGTAG